One genomic segment of Primulina tabacum isolate GXHZ01 chromosome 9, ASM2559414v2, whole genome shotgun sequence includes these proteins:
- the LOC142555754 gene encoding uncharacterized protein LOC142555754 isoform X1, translating to MLHSYATDTQNKCTELASAVAAATSPPQISDACSAVESFLRRHTPNQQRWFFSITFPSLICRLFGFDDSSPPSALRRHFTNGWIDIAATENDLELTGELLNLLSPNGVLLSSIYEVDRLSLVKYVFPVERLPEWVRYMLQNQRDYLGLANLCPLFESRVMEDSVKAYSSQVQLNVFEYYFFWFAYSPICSGNSESTEAVKVQRTKKFRLENWSKSFPGLSNAKRGTEKKTESNLYIQLIYIYLHSFVPFGDLNTHQAYYRSILHYSTGYDNSAIERAEFVVYTFIHFWLVDNDFSPLPVGLCKSFGITFPLNSVLGETPPAAGLADVLNVFVKYLNLNSIPPSKESDQIDHVGSPGWRVSGLVDLVKSSDVAPSVHSNGSWNLLIQRPLYRFILRTFLFCPVGTSIKNASQVFSLWVNHMEPWSISFEEFPDLDELSGISNKTAKSVTRVSSHEYSASWQGYVLANYLFYSSLVMHFIGFAHKFLHTDTEVIVQMVAKVINILTSSNELMDLLKNTDTVYHSKVTGSSKSMLNTLNRFVPTIRRQLQDWEYGLCENNADGSFLCENWNKDLQLFADGEDGGHHLLQLFLLRAESELQSLSGNNVVQNLQNLDSLKAQVNQLFGGPIIKSSSGALEFRQCHQSCHEIFKPRGSGNQMGAEIRYKGDSMKRPISDDEIAWLAKLLVNLSSWMNECFGLNQVHFTQGGHGWSYVEVPSGIRSVYGPKETVEVVSFSLVSWIIWLGESGVQFMRHHHLRINLRALASKKVAVMLLIFAAYNLLKKAIAL from the exons ATGCTTCATTCGTACGCCACCGACACGCAGAACAAGTGCACGGAGCTGGCCTCGGCCGTGGCCGCCGCGACGTCTCCGCCACAGATTTCCGACGCTTGCTCTGCCGTGGAGTCCTTTCTCCGGAGGCACACCCCCAACCAACAGAGATGGTTTTTCTCCATCACTTTCCCGTCCCTAATTTGCAGGCTCTTTGGCTTCGATGATTCGTCGCCTCCTTCAGCTCTGAGGCGTCACTTTACTAACGGATGGATCGATATTGCTGCTACGGAAAATGATTTGGAGCTTACAG GTGAACTCTTGAACCTTCTATCACCAAATGGAGTGTTGTTGTCCTCAATTTATGAAGTGGACCGACTGTCTCTTGTTAAGTATGTTTTTCCAGTTGAACGCCTGCCAGAATGGGTTAGGTACATGCTTCAAAATCAACGAGATTATTTAGGTTTGGCTAACTTATGCCCGTTGTTCGAAAGTAGGGTTATGGAAGATTCAGTTAAGGCCTATTCAAGTCAGGTGCAATTAAATGTTTTTGAATACTACTTCTTTTGGTTTGCTTATTCTCCTATTTGTAGTGGAAATAGTGAGAGTACAGAGGCTGTGAAGGTTCAGAGAACTAAAAAATTTAGGTTGGAGAACTGGTCCAAATCATTCCCTGGTCTTTCAAATGCCAAACGTGGAACAGAAAAGAAGACCGAGAGTAATTTGTATATACAGCTAATATACATCTATCTTCATTCATTTGTTCCTTTTGGCGACCTGAATACGCATCAAGCATATTATCGTTCCATACTGCATTATTCTACTGGTTATGATAATTCGGCGATCGAGCGGGCAGAATTTGTGGTTTATACATTTATCCATTTTTGGTTGGTTGATAATGACTTTTCACCCCTGCCTGTGGGTTTGTGCAAGTCCTTTGGAATAACTTTTCCTCTTAACTCTGTTCTGGGTGAAACTCCACCTGCTGCAGGACTCGCTGATGTGTTAAATGTTTTTGTCAAGTATCTGAATTTGAATTCGATCCCACCGTCAAAAGAGTCTGATCAGATTGATCATGTTGGGAGTCCTGGATGGAGGGTATCAGGTTTGGTTGATCTTGTCAAGTCAAGTGATGTTGCACCTAGCGTGCATTCCAATGGATCTTGGAACTTGCTGATTCAGAGGCCTTTATACAGATTTATTTTGAGAACATTTCTGTTTTGTCCTGTGGGAACATCTATAAAGAATGCATCGCAAGTTTTTTCGCTTTGGGTTAATCACATGGAACCTTGGTCCATTAGTTTTGAAGAGTTTCCTGATCTTGATGAACTTTCTGGAATCTCAAATAAAACAGCCAAAAGCGTCACAAGAGTATCATCTCATGAATACTCGGCTTCTTGGCAGGGATATGTATTGGCCAACTACCTGTTTTACAGCTCTTTAGTCATGCATTTTATTGGATTTGCACACAAGTTCCTGCACACGGATACAGAAGTTATAGTTCAGATGGTTGCAAAG GTTATCAACATCTTAACTTCGTCTAATGAGCTTATGGATCTCTTAAAAAACACAGATACTGTTTACCATTCAAAAGTTACAGGATCATCTAAATCGATGCTTAATACTTTAAACAGATTTGTTCCCACAATTCGCCGGCAGTTGCAG GATTGGGAGTATGGCCTATGCGAGAACAATGCAGATGGATCTTTTTTATGTGAGAACTGGAACAAAGATCTACAACTGTTTGCTGATGGTGAAGACGGTGGACATCATTTGCTTCAG CTCTTTCTGTTGCGAGCGGAGTCTGAGCTGCAATCCCTTTCTGGAAACAATGTTGTTCAGAATCTACAAAATCTTGACTCACTGAAAGCCCAAGTAAACCAGTTGTTTGGAGGCCCAATTATAAAGTCGTCATCTGGAGCATTGGAGTTCAGACAATGCCATCAATCATGCCATGAAATCTTCAAGCCGAGAGGATCTGGTAACCAAATGGGGGCTGAGATTAGATACAAGGGTGACTCGATGAAACGTCCCATCTCTGATGATGAGATTGCATGGCTTGCAAAGTTGCTCGTCAATTTATCGAGTTGGATGAACGAGTGTTTTGGGCTAAACCAGGTTCACTTCACTCAAGGAGGTCATGGTTGGTCATATGTGGAGGTGCCAAGTGGCATAAGAAGCGTGTATGGACCTAAGGAAACCGTGGAAGTGGTTTCATTTTCTCTTGTTTCTTGGATTATCTGGTTGGGGGAATCCGGGGTGCAATTCATGAGACACCATCATTTGAGGATAAATCTCCGGGCGCTAGCTTCGAAAAAAGTAGCAGTGATGTTGCTTATTTTTGCGGCATATAATCTTTTAAAGAAAGCCATTGCTTTGTAG
- the LOC142555753 gene encoding ribose-phosphate pyrophosphokinase 1 isoform X4, with protein sequence MGLDLGKIHVKRFADGEIYVQLQESVRGCDVYLVQPTCPPANENLMELLVMIDACRRASAKNITAVIPYFGYARADRKTQGRESIAAKLVANLITEAGADRVLACDLHSGQSMGYFDIPVDHVYCQPVILDYLASKKICSNDLVVVSPDVGGVARARSFAKKLSDAPLAIVDKRRQGHNVAEVMNLIGDVKGKVAVMVDDMIDTAGTIAKGAAFLHEEGAREVYACCTHAVFSPPAVERLSSGLFQEVIITNTVPVTEKNYFPQLRVLSVASLLGETIWRVHDDCSVSSIFQ encoded by the exons ATGGGTCTCGACcttggaaaaattcatgtcaaGCGGTTTGCTGATGGAGAAATTTATGTTCAACTGCAAGAAAGTGTACGAGGCTGTGATGTGTACTTGGTCCAACCCACCTGTCCTCCAGCCAACGAAAATCTTATGGAGCTTTTGGTAATGATAGATGCTTGCCGAAGAGCTTCAGCCAAAAACATTACTGCAGTGATTCCGTACTTTGGATATGCTAGAGCCGATAGAAAG ACCCAAGGACGTGAATCTATTGCTGCCAAGCTAGTGGCCAACCTGATCACAGAGGCAGGTGCAGATCGCGTACTTGCTTGTGATCTCCACTCTGGCCAATCCATGGGTTACTTCGATATTCCAGTGGACCATGTTTACTGTCAG CCTGTCATCCTCGATTATCTTGCGAGCAAGAAAATATGTTCCAATGACTTGGTAGTGGTCTCTCCAGATGTCGGAGGGGTTGCAAGAGCTAGATCTTTTGCCAAGAAACTATCTGATGCGCCCCTAGCCATTGTGGATAAAAGACGTCAGGGTCATAACGTTGCCGAG GTAATGAATTTGATAGGTGATGTTAAAGGAAAAGTTGCAGTTATGGTGGATGATATGATTGACACAGCAG GAACTATTGCCAAAGGTGCAGCTTTTCTCCACGAGGAAGGTGCTAGGGAAGTATATGCATGCTGCACTCATGCTGTTTTCAG CCCACCTGCGGTCGAGAGGCTGTCTAGTGGCCTATTCCAAGAGGTCATTATTACTAATACCGTTCCAGTAACGGAGAAGAATTATTTCCCGCAGTTGAGGGTCCTGTCAGTCGCTAGTCTTCTGGGTGAAACAATATGGCGTGTTCACGATGATTGTTCTGTGAGCAGCATTTTCCAATGA
- the LOC142555754 gene encoding uncharacterized protein LOC142555754 isoform X2 has protein sequence MLHSYATDTQNKCTELASAVAAATSPPQISDACSAVESFLRRHTPNQQRWFFSITFPSLICRLFGFDDSSPPSALRRHFTNGWIDIAATENDLELTGLADVLNVFVKYLNLNSIPPSKESDQIDHVGSPGWRVSGLVDLVKSSDVAPSVHSNGSWNLLIQRPLYRFILRTFLFCPVGTSIKNASQVFSLWVNHMEPWSISFEEFPDLDELSGISNKTAKSVTRVSSHEYSASWQGYVLANYLFYSSLVMHFIGFAHKFLHTDTEVIVQMVAKVINILTSSNELMDLLKNTDTVYHSKVTGSSKSMLNTLNRFVPTIRRQLQDWEYGLCENNADGSFLCENWNKDLQLFADGEDGGHHLLQLFLLRAESELQSLSGNNVVQNLQNLDSLKAQVNQLFGGPIIKSSSGALEFRQCHQSCHEIFKPRGSGNQMGAEIRYKGDSMKRPISDDEIAWLAKLLVNLSSWMNECFGLNQVHFTQGGHGWSYVEVPSGIRSVYGPKETVEVVSFSLVSWIIWLGESGVQFMRHHHLRINLRALASKKVAVMLLIFAAYNLLKKAIAL, from the exons ATGCTTCATTCGTACGCCACCGACACGCAGAACAAGTGCACGGAGCTGGCCTCGGCCGTGGCCGCCGCGACGTCTCCGCCACAGATTTCCGACGCTTGCTCTGCCGTGGAGTCCTTTCTCCGGAGGCACACCCCCAACCAACAGAGATGGTTTTTCTCCATCACTTTCCCGTCCCTAATTTGCAGGCTCTTTGGCTTCGATGATTCGTCGCCTCCTTCAGCTCTGAGGCGTCACTTTACTAACGGATGGATCGATATTGCTGCTACGGAAAATGATTTGGAGCTTACAG GACTCGCTGATGTGTTAAATGTTTTTGTCAAGTATCTGAATTTGAATTCGATCCCACCGTCAAAAGAGTCTGATCAGATTGATCATGTTGGGAGTCCTGGATGGAGGGTATCAGGTTTGGTTGATCTTGTCAAGTCAAGTGATGTTGCACCTAGCGTGCATTCCAATGGATCTTGGAACTTGCTGATTCAGAGGCCTTTATACAGATTTATTTTGAGAACATTTCTGTTTTGTCCTGTGGGAACATCTATAAAGAATGCATCGCAAGTTTTTTCGCTTTGGGTTAATCACATGGAACCTTGGTCCATTAGTTTTGAAGAGTTTCCTGATCTTGATGAACTTTCTGGAATCTCAAATAAAACAGCCAAAAGCGTCACAAGAGTATCATCTCATGAATACTCGGCTTCTTGGCAGGGATATGTATTGGCCAACTACCTGTTTTACAGCTCTTTAGTCATGCATTTTATTGGATTTGCACACAAGTTCCTGCACACGGATACAGAAGTTATAGTTCAGATGGTTGCAAAG GTTATCAACATCTTAACTTCGTCTAATGAGCTTATGGATCTCTTAAAAAACACAGATACTGTTTACCATTCAAAAGTTACAGGATCATCTAAATCGATGCTTAATACTTTAAACAGATTTGTTCCCACAATTCGCCGGCAGTTGCAG GATTGGGAGTATGGCCTATGCGAGAACAATGCAGATGGATCTTTTTTATGTGAGAACTGGAACAAAGATCTACAACTGTTTGCTGATGGTGAAGACGGTGGACATCATTTGCTTCAG CTCTTTCTGTTGCGAGCGGAGTCTGAGCTGCAATCCCTTTCTGGAAACAATGTTGTTCAGAATCTACAAAATCTTGACTCACTGAAAGCCCAAGTAAACCAGTTGTTTGGAGGCCCAATTATAAAGTCGTCATCTGGAGCATTGGAGTTCAGACAATGCCATCAATCATGCCATGAAATCTTCAAGCCGAGAGGATCTGGTAACCAAATGGGGGCTGAGATTAGATACAAGGGTGACTCGATGAAACGTCCCATCTCTGATGATGAGATTGCATGGCTTGCAAAGTTGCTCGTCAATTTATCGAGTTGGATGAACGAGTGTTTTGGGCTAAACCAGGTTCACTTCACTCAAGGAGGTCATGGTTGGTCATATGTGGAGGTGCCAAGTGGCATAAGAAGCGTGTATGGACCTAAGGAAACCGTGGAAGTGGTTTCATTTTCTCTTGTTTCTTGGATTATCTGGTTGGGGGAATCCGGGGTGCAATTCATGAGACACCATCATTTGAGGATAAATCTCCGGGCGCTAGCTTCGAAAAAAGTAGCAGTGATGTTGCTTATTTTTGCGGCATATAATCTTTTAAAGAAAGCCATTGCTTTGTAG